The following coding sequences are from one Saccopteryx bilineata isolate mSacBil1 chromosome 3, mSacBil1_pri_phased_curated, whole genome shotgun sequence window:
- the VN1R4 gene encoding LOW QUALITY PROTEIN: vomeronasal type-1 receptor 4 (The sequence of the model RefSeq protein was modified relative to this genomic sequence to represent the inferred CDS: inserted 4 bases in 4 codons; substituted 2 bases at 2 genomic stop codons): protein MKNYPHMNVNTDHKRVTFLGLKFAMIFLFQMLIGILGNFSLFCHYMSLYHTRYRKKPSDFFYLXFXFVNSELILSRGFPETIAALSLKYFLSDFGCKLVFCIQKVARSVCMATICFLSVFQATTISXLESQWAELKAKAAKYTNTSNILCWILNLMLNIKVPENVTDKWNTKNISNTMNFGXCSIKVYSNDTHNPYKGVVSAHDVLCLGLXTWARKTMVSILYRHNHQVQHLHVTDLSPRLSREIRAIQNILVLVTVFVYFYAFSSIIHIYIYIFGKTTRWLVNTSVLINACFSTASSFVLLSHNHPVXQFTFVCTGRCNRVFSVIFTFKTESEVSVRQ from the exons AATTATCCTCATATGAATGTAAATACTGATCATAAGAGAGTGACCTTTCTGGGTTTGAAATTTGCAATGATCTTCCTATTTCAGATGCTTATTGGAATCCTAGGGAACTTCTCACTATTCTGTCATTATATGTCCCTTTACCACACTAGGTACAGGAAAAAGCCAtcagactttttttatttatgattttaatttgt CAACTCTGAACTCATTCTCTCAAGGGGTTTTCCGGAGACAATAGCGGCATTGAGTCTGAAATATTTTCTCAGTGATTTTGGATGCAAACTTGTTTTCTGCATTCAGAAAGTAGCCAGAAGTGTGTGCAtggccaccatctgcttcttgagTGTCTTCCAGGCAACCACCATCA CATTGGAATCTCAGTGGGCAGAGCTTAAAGCAAAAGCTGCCAAATACACAAACACCTCAAATATCCTCTGCTGGATCCTGAACTTAATGCTAAATATTAAAGTTCCTGAGAATGTGACTGACAAATGGAACACCAAAAACATCTCAAACACTATGAACTTTG TATGCTCCATTAAAGTTTACTCTAATGATACACACAATCCATATAAAGGAGTCGTATCTGCCCATGATGTTTTGTGTTTGGGAC TGACTTGGGCCAGGAAAACCATGGTTTCTATTCTGTACAGGCATAACCATCAGGTCCAACACCTTCATGTGACCGACCTGTCTCCCAGATTGTCCCGTGAGATTAGAGCTATCCAAAACATCCTTGTTCTGGTGAccgtttttgtatatttttatgccTTCTCCTCCATTattcacatttatatttatatttttggtaaGACCACTAGGTGGCTGGTGAACACTTCTGTCTTAATCAATGCATGCTTCTCAACTGCCAGCTCCTTTGTCCTCTTGAGTCATAACCACCCTG CTCAGTTCACCTTTGTGTGCACTGGAAGAT